From the Winogradskyella forsetii genome, the window TACTGGAAATTGACCGTAAATTTTTATCACGTTCCTTAAACCAAGGCTTTTCTGGTGGAGAAAAGAAACGAAATGAAATTTTTCAAATGGCGATGTTAGAACCAAAATTGGCCATATTGGATGAAACCGATTCCGGATTGGATATCGATGCGCTTCGTATCGTTGCCAATGGCGTCAATAAATTGAAATCCAAAGACAATGCGGTTATTGTTATAACACATTACCAACGTCTGTTAGACCATATCGTTCCAGATTTTGTACATGTGTTACACGAAGGTAGAATTGTAAAAACAGGAGGCAAGGAATTAGCACACGAGCTAGAAGCCAAGGGTTACGATTGGATTAAGGAAGAGGTTAACGCCTGATTAGTAGGCAGTGGTCAGTCTGCAGTTGGCAGTTGCTTACTCTACTCTGATTATTTGCTACCAAAACATTAAATAAAGTAATCATTATTCTTTATTAGTTTACGATTGAGTGAACTAAGGACTGAAGACTGAGTACTTAATACTGAACAACATGAGTTTAAAAGAAAAATTAGTATCGTCATTTATGGCCTTTGAGGACACCGTTGATGTGCACTCGTCCATACATGACATTCGTACTGAAGCTATAAAGACTTTTGAAGCTGAAGGGTTTCCTTCAAAGCGTTTGGAAGATTGGAAATACACATCGTTGAATTCGATTTTAAAGCACGATTATAGTGTGTTTCCAAAGCATGAAAATGACATAGAGTTTAAAGATGTAAAGAAATATTTTATACATGAAATTGATGCGTATAAAATCATTTTTATAGATGGAAAATATGCGTCGCATTTATCACAAACGACGCATGACGGTTTGGATGTTTGCCTCATGTCTGCAGCATTGACCAAGCCAAAATATAAAATGGTAATTGATAACTATTTCAATACGATTGCAGCAAAAAACAGCTTGTCGTCATTGAATACGGCATTTTCGTATGAAGGGGCTTATATTAATATTCCTAAAAACAAGGTGGTTGAAAAACCAATTCAAATCATTCATTTCTCAACAGGAAACGAAGCTGCGGTTATGTTACAACCTCGTAACTTAATTGTGGTCAATGAAAATGCACATGTTCAGATTATCGAGCGTCATCAGAGTTTGACGGACAATCCGGTTTTAACGAATTCGGTAACTGAAATTTTCACCAACAAACGCGCCATTGTAGATTATTATAAAATTCAGAATGACAGGCAAACAGCGTCATTAATTGATAACACTTTTGTAAATCAAAAACAGGAAAGTTTAGCTAAAGTGCATACCTTTTCTTTTGGTGGAAAATTGATCAGAAACAATCTCGAATTTTACCAAAACGGCGAGCGTATTGATTCTACCATGAAAGGCATCACCATTATTGGCGATAAACAGCATGTAGACCACAATACATTGGTACATCATATTGAACCAAATTGCGAAAGCCATCAAGATTACAAAGGTATTTTTGATGATAGTGCCACAGGCGTTTTTAATGGGAAAGTGGTCGTTGAGAAATTGGCACAAAAAACCAATGCATTTCAGGCCAACAACAATATTTTAATAAGCGACAAAGCGAGCATCAATACCAAACCTCAACTTGAAATTTTTGCGGATGACGTTAAATGTTCCCATGGTTGTACGATTGGTCAATTGGATGAAAGCGCCATGTTCTATTTACGTTCTCGTGGAATTCCAGAAAAAGAAGCTAGAGCATTATTGATGTTTGCATTTAGCAACAATGTTATGGACTCTGTGAAAATTCCTGAGGTAAAAAATAGGATTACTAAGATTATTGCTAAGAAATTGGGCGTTAATATTGGGTTTGATGATTTGTAAAATTTATCAATTATAAAATTTTGAAAGGATTGCTATTTAGCGATCCTTTTCTTTTTTAAATACAATTTCTTTCACAGTACCATCACAGGATAAAAGCATTCCAGTAACAGAATTACTTTCATCTTTTATAAAGTGATAAAGTGTTCTATCATTATTTCCGAATTGATTTAACTGAATAGGCTTTAAGTTGACTTTTTCATTCCCTTTGAAGGCTAATTTAAGGCTCTCGTTTTCAACAAAAAAACGATAGGTAACATCTAATTCTTCAGAATAAAAACAACCTCCAAACGCATTGAGTACTACTGAATCTGCGTCAATAAATTTAGCGCGTTCAAAGAAAAATGGTGTGCCACCAAATGAAATTATCATATCATGAGTTGCTGATGGTGAAAAATCATATTTTACCTGCTCACTTTGTTCTCTGTGAAACTTATTCTTATCAAATTGCACCAAAGCCACAGACATTTTTCCTAAAGAACCTTTGGATTTTAAGGTGTCATTCTCTACAAATAAAGTCATAGTCATATCGCTA encodes:
- the sufD gene encoding Fe-S cluster assembly protein SufD → MSLKEKLVSSFMAFEDTVDVHSSIHDIRTEAIKTFEAEGFPSKRLEDWKYTSLNSILKHDYSVFPKHENDIEFKDVKKYFIHEIDAYKIIFIDGKYASHLSQTTHDGLDVCLMSAALTKPKYKMVIDNYFNTIAAKNSLSSLNTAFSYEGAYINIPKNKVVEKPIQIIHFSTGNEAAVMLQPRNLIVVNENAHVQIIERHQSLTDNPVLTNSVTEIFTNKRAIVDYYKIQNDRQTASLIDNTFVNQKQESLAKVHTFSFGGKLIRNNLEFYQNGERIDSTMKGITIIGDKQHVDHNTLVHHIEPNCESHQDYKGIFDDSATGVFNGKVVVEKLAQKTNAFQANNNILISDKASINTKPQLEIFADDVKCSHGCTIGQLDESAMFYLRSRGIPEKEARALLMFAFSNNVMDSVKIPEVKNRITKIIAKKLGVNIGFDDL